From Roseibium alexandrii DFL-11, the proteins below share one genomic window:
- the cydB gene encoding cytochrome d ubiquinol oxidase subunit II, whose product MVLHELIDYSTLKVIWWLLLGILLIGFAVTDGFDMGVGTLLPFIAETDIERRVVINTIGATWEGNQVWFILGGGAIFAAWPPLYAISFSGFYLAMFVVLAAMILRPVAFKYRSKRPDPNWRSSWDWALFTGSFVPALVFGVAVGNVLLGVPFRLDNELRMTYDGSFFGLFSPFTLLCGLLSVTMLVMHGAVWLVMRTTGEIAARARKAGTFAALGGILLFGVGGYLVVSGYVEGFRITSEVDPNMQANPLAKQAVVEGGAWMRNYADYPVLWLAPIMGFLGMLGTLLLLQTRLEMPIFAFSKMAVFGIIATVGVSMFPFILPSSVQPEASLTVWDASSTHRTLFNMLVAVVIFLPIILVYTAWVYKVLWGKIDEETIERDNHTAY is encoded by the coding sequence ATGGTCCTACACGAACTCATCGATTACTCGACCTTGAAAGTGATCTGGTGGTTGCTGCTCGGCATTTTGCTGATCGGTTTCGCCGTAACCGACGGTTTCGATATGGGCGTAGGAACGCTCCTGCCGTTCATCGCCGAAACCGATATCGAGCGGCGTGTCGTGATCAACACGATCGGTGCCACCTGGGAAGGCAATCAGGTCTGGTTCATCTTGGGGGGCGGTGCGATCTTTGCAGCCTGGCCGCCACTGTATGCCATCAGCTTTTCCGGTTTTTACCTGGCCATGTTCGTGGTCTTGGCGGCTATGATCCTGCGGCCGGTGGCATTTAAGTATCGCTCTAAACGGCCTGACCCTAATTGGCGCAGCTCCTGGGACTGGGCACTCTTCACCGGGTCTTTTGTACCTGCGCTGGTGTTTGGTGTTGCGGTCGGGAATGTTCTTCTTGGGGTTCCATTCCGGCTCGATAATGAACTTCGCATGACCTACGACGGCTCGTTCTTTGGGCTATTCTCGCCATTTACGCTCCTCTGCGGTCTTTTGTCGGTCACAATGTTGGTGATGCACGGGGCGGTCTGGCTGGTGATGCGGACAACCGGGGAGATTGCTGCGCGGGCCAGAAAGGCGGGCACCTTTGCAGCTCTCGGCGGGATCCTTCTCTTCGGCGTTGGCGGTTATCTTGTCGTGAGCGGTTATGTGGAGGGGTTCCGGATCACGTCAGAGGTTGATCCGAACATGCAAGCCAACCCGCTCGCCAAACAGGCGGTTGTTGAGGGCGGTGCCTGGATGCGGAACTATGCGGACTATCCGGTGCTTTGGCTTGCCCCGATCATGGGGTTCCTGGGGATGCTCGGCACGCTTTTACTGCTGCAAACGCGTCTTGAAATGCCGATTTTTGCGTTCTCGAAGATGGCCGTATTTGGGATCATCGCCACCGTCGGTGTTTCGATGTTCCCGTTCATCTTGCCGTCCTCGGTGCAGCCGGAGGCGAGCTTGACCGTTTGGGATGCCTCTTCGACACATCGCACGCTCTTCAACATGCTCGTGGCGGTCGTTATCTTTCTTCCGATCATCCTGGTTTACACGGCCTGGGTCTACAAGGTGCTGTGGGGCAAGATTGATGAAGAAACCATCGAACGCGACAATCACACGGCCTACTGA
- the cydX gene encoding cytochrome bd-I oxidase subunit CydX, whose amino-acid sequence MWYFAWILGMPLACCLAILNAMWLELRSEDERRRGLNPD is encoded by the coding sequence ATGTGGTACTTTGCCTGGATCCTGGGAATGCCGCTCGCCTGCTGTTTGGCGATCTTGAATGCAATGTGGCTTGAGCTGCGCTCTGAAGACGAACGGCGCCGGGGTCTCAATCCGGACTAA
- a CDS encoding cytochrome ubiquinol oxidase subunit I, with the protein MELNVVDLSRLQFAMTAMYHFLFVPLTIGLSILLATMETVYVMTGREIWKRMVKFWGTLFGINFVLGVATGLTMEFQFGMNWAYFSQYVGDVFGAPLAIEGLMAFFLEATFVGLFFFGWDRLTKRQHLAATWAVAFGTNFSALWILIANGWMQHPVGAEFNPDTMRMEVTSFYEVLFNPVAQAKFVHTVSAGYVTAAMFMIGISAWYMLQGRHLQIAKRSMAIASAFGFASALSVVVLGDESGYEANLNQKMKLATIEAMWHTEPAPAAFNVVALPDMETRENIFAIEVPYVMGLIATRSLDTEIPGITELVERSNDRIRQGAIAWNSLQKIRENPAEASEELRETFRQNADSLGYAYLLLPYTDNPMEATTEQVDAAAWSTVPNVWPMFYAFRIMVACGFFFILLTAVFFYYSSAGRLETLIEKRRWILHVAVWSIPLPWIACEMGWFVAEYGRQPWIIESMLPTTVGVSSLSVAEVLLTLVGFVALYSTLLVIEIALMIKYIKIGPEDGEKIAPNPPPSVSAPSPASAVPAE; encoded by the coding sequence ATGGAACTCAACGTCGTCGATCTGTCGCGGCTGCAGTTTGCCATGACTGCAATGTACCATTTCCTGTTCGTGCCGCTGACCATCGGGCTCTCGATCCTGCTTGCCACGATGGAAACGGTCTATGTCATGACCGGTCGCGAAATCTGGAAACGGATGGTGAAGTTCTGGGGAACCCTGTTCGGCATCAATTTCGTGCTCGGGGTCGCCACGGGGCTTACCATGGAGTTCCAGTTCGGCATGAACTGGGCCTATTTCAGCCAGTATGTCGGGGATGTGTTCGGCGCGCCTCTGGCCATCGAAGGCTTGATGGCATTCTTTCTCGAAGCGACCTTTGTCGGCCTGTTTTTCTTCGGCTGGGATAGACTGACGAAACGCCAGCACCTCGCTGCGACCTGGGCCGTTGCTTTCGGAACCAATTTTTCAGCGCTCTGGATCCTAATCGCGAACGGCTGGATGCAGCATCCTGTCGGTGCGGAGTTCAATCCCGACACAATGCGGATGGAAGTCACCAGCTTCTATGAAGTCCTGTTCAACCCGGTTGCCCAGGCAAAATTTGTTCACACTGTATCGGCCGGTTATGTAACCGCTGCGATGTTCATGATCGGGATCTCAGCGTGGTACATGCTGCAGGGTCGTCACCTGCAGATCGCGAAGCGGTCTATGGCAATCGCCTCTGCATTCGGCTTTGCGTCGGCACTCTCCGTCGTCGTTCTGGGCGATGAGAGCGGCTACGAAGCCAACTTGAACCAGAAGATGAAACTCGCAACCATCGAAGCGATGTGGCACACGGAACCGGCCCCGGCCGCGTTCAATGTTGTTGCCTTGCCCGACATGGAAACGCGGGAAAACATCTTCGCAATCGAAGTCCCTTACGTCATGGGTTTGATCGCCACGCGGTCTCTTGATACCGAGATCCCGGGAATTACCGAGCTTGTGGAGCGGTCAAATGATCGGATCCGGCAGGGCGCTATCGCGTGGAATTCCTTACAGAAAATCAGGGAGAATCCGGCAGAGGCAAGCGAGGAATTGCGGGAAACCTTCCGCCAGAACGCTGATTCTCTTGGATACGCCTATCTGCTGTTGCCCTATACCGACAATCCGATGGAAGCGACTACAGAGCAGGTTGATGCGGCTGCCTGGTCGACAGTGCCGAATGTCTGGCCGATGTTCTACGCTTTCCGGATTATGGTGGCGTGCGGTTTCTTCTTCATTCTGCTGACCGCGGTGTTCTTCTACTATTCGTCCGCGGGACGGCTCGAAACACTGATCGAAAAGCGCCGGTGGATCCTGCATGTCGCCGTCTGGTCTATTCCGCTGCCATGGATTGCGTGTGAGATGGGCTGGTTCGTCGCCGAATATGGCCGCCAGCCATGGATCATCGAGAGCATGTTGCCCACGACCGTCGGGGTTTCAAGCTTGTCCGTAGCAGAAGTCCTGTTGACGCTCGTCGGCTTTGTCGCGCTCTACAGCACGCTCCTAGTCATCGAGATCGCGTTGATGATCAAGTACATCAAGATCGGACCGGAGGACGGCGAGAAGATCGCACCAAACCCGCCACCGTCCGTTTCGGCGCCCTCACCAGCCTCAGCAGTTCCGGCGGAGTAA
- a CDS encoding peroxiredoxin yields MLGKKVPFVTFRTRVRDESIEGPNPFRWDDKTSDDFFKGKKVVLFSLPGAFTPTCSTYQLPDFEKLFDDFKAEGVDEIYCISVNDAFVMNAWAKAQGVDKVKVIPDGSGEFTRKMGMLVAKDNLGFGMRSWRYGAVVTDGIVEQWFEEDGFSDNCETDPYGVSSPQNILENLKASKAKAA; encoded by the coding sequence ATGCTCGGCAAAAAAGTTCCTTTTGTCACCTTCCGCACCCGTGTCCGCGACGAATCCATCGAAGGCCCGAACCCGTTTCGCTGGGACGACAAGACAAGCGATGATTTTTTCAAAGGCAAGAAGGTCGTGCTGTTCTCCCTTCCGGGTGCATTCACCCCGACCTGCTCCACCTATCAGCTGCCAGACTTTGAAAAACTGTTCGACGACTTCAAGGCGGAAGGTGTCGACGAGATTTACTGTATCTCCGTCAACGATGCATTCGTCATGAATGCCTGGGCAAAGGCACAAGGCGTCGACAAGGTCAAAGTCATTCCGGACGGCTCTGGTGAATTCACCCGCAAGATGGGCATGCTGGTCGCCAAGGACAATCTTGGATTTGGCATGCGTTCCTGGCGCTACGGCGCAGTCGTCACCGACGGCATCGTCGAGCAGTGGTTCGAAGAAGACGGTTTCTCTGACAACTGCGAAACCGACCCATACGGTGTTTCATCTCCGCAGAACATCCTGGAGAACCTCAAGGCATCGAAAGCGAAAGCTGCTTGA
- a CDS encoding CoA-acylating methylmalonate-semialdehyde dehydrogenase, which translates to MEKIGHFIGGKQVEGTSGRYADVFNPATGEVQAQVALATTAEMEAAVANAAAAQPAWAAQNPQKRARVMMKFVDLINRDMDKLAEKLSSEHGKTFVDAKGDVQRGLEVIEFCIGAPHLLKGEFTDSAGPGIDMYSMRQPLGVVAGITPFNFPAMIPLWKMGPALVAGNAMIMKPSERDPSVPMMLAELLKEAGLPDGVLNVVNGDKESVDAILDNPTIQAVGFVGSTPIAHYIYHRAAENGKRAQCFGGAKNHMIIMPDADMDQAADALVGAGYGAAGERCMAISVAVPVGDETADRLIEKLVPRVEALKVGPWTAGDDIDFGPVVTKAAQENILRLINSGVDQGAKLVVDNRDFSMQGYENGFFVGPHLFDHVTKDMDIYKTEIFGPVLSTVRAKTYEEAIGLAMDHEYGNGTAIFTRDGDTARDFANRINIGMVGINVPIPVPLAYHTFGGWKKSGFGDLNQHGPDAFKFYTRTKTVTSRWPSGIRQGAEFSIPTMK; encoded by the coding sequence ATGGAAAAGATCGGTCATTTTATTGGCGGCAAACAGGTTGAGGGCACCTCGGGCCGCTATGCAGACGTCTTTAATCCGGCAACCGGTGAAGTTCAGGCGCAGGTCGCGCTTGCTACCACCGCCGAGATGGAAGCTGCCGTTGCCAACGCTGCCGCCGCGCAGCCGGCCTGGGCCGCGCAGAACCCGCAAAAACGTGCCCGCGTAATGATGAAGTTCGTGGATCTCATCAACCGCGACATGGACAAGCTGGCCGAGAAGCTGTCTTCCGAACACGGCAAGACCTTTGTTGACGCGAAGGGCGACGTGCAGCGCGGTCTGGAAGTGATCGAGTTTTGCATCGGCGCGCCGCATCTCCTGAAAGGCGAATTCACTGACAGTGCGGGCCCGGGTATCGACATGTACTCCATGCGCCAGCCGCTGGGCGTTGTTGCCGGGATCACCCCGTTCAACTTCCCAGCCATGATCCCGCTCTGGAAAATGGGCCCGGCACTTGTTGCCGGTAACGCGATGATCATGAAGCCGTCCGAGCGCGATCCGTCCGTTCCGATGATGCTGGCAGAACTTCTGAAAGAAGCCGGCTTGCCGGACGGCGTTTTGAACGTCGTCAACGGCGACAAGGAATCCGTCGATGCGATTCTGGACAATCCGACCATTCAAGCTGTTGGCTTTGTCGGCTCCACGCCGATCGCCCATTACATTTATCACCGCGCTGCCGAGAATGGCAAACGGGCGCAGTGCTTCGGCGGTGCCAAAAACCACATGATCATCATGCCGGATGCGGACATGGATCAGGCAGCGGACGCTCTTGTTGGTGCAGGTTATGGCGCGGCAGGTGAGCGCTGCATGGCGATCTCCGTTGCCGTTCCGGTTGGTGATGAAACCGCAGACCGCTTGATCGAAAAACTGGTCCCGCGCGTCGAGGCACTGAAAGTCGGTCCATGGACTGCCGGTGACGACATCGATTTCGGTCCGGTCGTGACCAAGGCCGCACAGGAAAACATCCTGCGCTTGATCAACTCCGGCGTCGACCAGGGCGCGAAGCTGGTCGTCGACAATCGTGACTTCTCCATGCAGGGCTATGAAAACGGTTTCTTCGTTGGGCCGCACCTGTTCGACCACGTCACCAAGGACATGGACATTTACAAGACCGAGATCTTCGGTCCGGTGCTGTCAACCGTCCGTGCCAAGACCTACGAGGAAGCCATTGGCCTTGCCATGGATCACGAGTATGGCAACGGCACCGCGATCTTCACCCGCGACGGTGACACGGCCCGCGACTTTGCCAACCGGATCAACATCGGCATGGTCGGCATCAACGTGCCGATCCCTGTGCCGCTTGCCTACCACACGTTCGGCGGCTGGAAGAAATCCGGCTTCGGCGATCTAAACCAGCACGGTCCGGATGCCTTCAAGTTCTACACGCGGACAAAAACGGTGACGTCCCGCTGGCCGTCCGGTATCCGGCAGGGGGCGGAGTTCTCCATTCCGACGATGAAGTAA
- the cydC gene encoding thiol reductant ABC exporter subunit CydC: MNAVLSFVSRHFRHNRLSFCLGIAAALVPAISGLLLLGVAGWFITAAGIAGATGVFLNIFAPSAMIRALAILRTAGRYGERILTHDATFRYLADLRTKLFAAMASRSLSGQRSGLLLNRLTIDISALDGVYLRLVVPFAVISTVSLAALAIWLFMPALVFAAGAVCLSGWFGLAVYAVRSADKKLARRADAANEAMRLRATDMVTGRRDLAVFGGLEPVAETIRQADESQGAAEDLEDRRAVRLTGFSAALGQMFVALMLVAVSLSVMTDDISPGLGIALVLAAIAFPEIIGSILPGLAKLPRIALAADRTSTLLAPSQSDKRAGVDQRNDNNREEPVTGSILKFETVSFGYTGAERTVLENLSFELAEKETLAIAGRSGCGKSTVAALASRMLVPGKGRILLNGRYLADVAEAELRSRVTVLSQRPHLFNDTVGANLRIANPSASDTELWIALAQAAIAQRISESPDGLDAVIGEGGLGLSGGEQRRIALARAFLTNPDLFILDEMTEGLDTATTIDVLERFFSFRGRAAVLMIAHKRVELETAGSVLFLNQRKADLAAE; this comes from the coding sequence ATGAACGCTGTTTTGAGCTTTGTCTCCCGTCACTTTCGGCACAACCGCCTGTCCTTTTGTCTCGGGATTGCAGCTGCGCTGGTTCCGGCAATTTCCGGCCTTTTGCTGTTGGGTGTTGCGGGCTGGTTCATCACGGCCGCCGGTATTGCCGGGGCAACAGGCGTATTTTTGAACATCTTTGCCCCGAGCGCCATGATCCGGGCCTTGGCGATCTTGCGAACGGCTGGCCGGTACGGCGAGCGGATTCTGACCCATGACGCGACATTCCGCTATCTCGCGGATCTGCGCACAAAGCTCTTTGCCGCCATGGCGTCGCGTTCCTTGTCCGGACAGCGATCCGGTTTGCTGTTGAACCGCCTGACCATCGACATTTCCGCTCTGGACGGTGTTTATCTCCGGCTGGTTGTTCCTTTTGCGGTGATTTCGACGGTCTCGCTCGCGGCTCTTGCGATCTGGTTGTTCATGCCGGCGCTCGTATTTGCCGCTGGCGCGGTTTGCCTCAGCGGATGGTTCGGGCTCGCAGTCTATGCGGTCCGCAGTGCCGACAAAAAACTTGCCCGCCGGGCGGACGCGGCGAATGAAGCAATGCGTTTGAGAGCAACCGATATGGTAACCGGGCGCCGGGATCTTGCGGTGTTTGGTGGGCTGGAGCCCGTTGCGGAAACCATTCGGCAGGCGGATGAAAGCCAAGGAGCAGCGGAAGATCTGGAAGATCGCCGAGCGGTTCGCTTGACCGGGTTTTCGGCCGCGCTCGGACAGATGTTCGTAGCCCTGATGCTGGTGGCCGTTTCGCTCTCTGTCATGACGGATGACATCTCTCCAGGCCTGGGCATTGCGCTTGTCCTTGCAGCCATAGCCTTTCCGGAGATTATTGGATCCATTCTGCCAGGGCTTGCAAAACTGCCCCGTATTGCCTTGGCGGCGGACCGGACAAGCACTCTTCTGGCGCCGTCTCAATCGGACAAAAGAGCGGGTGTCGACCAAAGAAACGACAACAACCGGGAAGAGCCGGTCACCGGTTCAATTCTGAAATTCGAGACGGTGTCATTCGGTTATACGGGGGCTGAGCGCACGGTTCTGGAAAATCTGTCCTTTGAACTTGCAGAGAAAGAGACGCTGGCAATCGCCGGGCGCAGTGGATGCGGCAAGAGCACCGTCGCCGCGCTCGCCTCCAGAATGCTGGTTCCGGGCAAGGGCCGTATTCTATTGAACGGCCGGTATCTGGCGGATGTCGCCGAAGCAGAACTTCGGTCACGCGTCACGGTCTTGAGCCAGCGACCTCATCTCTTCAATGATACGGTCGGTGCGAACCTCAGGATTGCGAACCCGTCTGCAAGCGATACCGAACTCTGGATCGCGCTGGCGCAAGCGGCCATCGCCCAGCGGATCTCTGAAAGTCCGGATGGACTGGATGCGGTCATCGGGGAGGGGGGGCTTGGCCTCTCAGGCGGGGAACAGCGGCGGATAGCTTTGGCACGTGCGTTTTTGACCAATCCGGATCTGTTCATCCTTGATGAGATGACGGAAGGACTGGACACGGCGACGACGATTGATGTCCTTGAGCGGTTCTTCTCGTTCCGGGGACGCGCTGCGGTTCTCATGATCGCGCACAAGCGTGTTGAATTGGAGACGGCCGGCAGTGTGTTGTTTCTCAATCAGAGAAAGGCCGATCTTGCTGCGGAATAA
- the cydD gene encoding thiol reductant ABC exporter subunit CydD, with product MTKGNTKRARKLGASMTTADAADGPIGVPDDACAKALRRAGLLLAFADLIWIAQAGLIAFAAALLLEPFFGPASADISLESSVPVLVAGFGVISLAFVRMVLQTRGMNSARRAARSVQSAARTRLLKAAVEVSPAAAFPSSGAFAAHLTEQVDLLGPYYQNYVPQMMRVKVVPLVIVVAVLPVSWIASLILLICGPLIPVFMALIGMRAKKASAHQQNELTRLSGTLLDRIRGLETLTLFGALDRTLQSVNDAGERFRSGTMNVLKIAFLSSTVLELFSALGIAFAAVYIGFSLLGDISIGTWGAPLTYGGGLFVLLLAPEFFAPLRGFAAAYHDRAAGLAALESLAGLEDSFPAPEASHAEKSEAVTFHVGSSVPTIRFEDVSIRFGELSVYDGLTLDIPSGQTLLLFGPSGSGKTTLIDCILGFHTPADGAVTVDGQALTAAVAKELRQSAMWLGQSPKLFHGSIKANLSRGAGPGETVSDDDLWNALRLAGAEGLVRGLPRGLGTQLGEDGFGLSVGEIRRIALARAAVRKSAKLLLADEPTAGLDDETAADVISGLQKLCASRTAVIATHNPAILALPGQKIDLARLAGAKVLETSG from the coding sequence ATGACAAAAGGGAATACCAAACGGGCAAGAAAACTGGGCGCGAGCATGACGACTGCCGATGCGGCTGATGGGCCGATCGGCGTGCCGGATGATGCCTGCGCGAAGGCTCTGCGGCGTGCCGGATTGCTTTTGGCGTTCGCCGATCTCATTTGGATTGCCCAGGCCGGGTTGATTGCGTTTGCTGCTGCGCTGTTGCTTGAACCCTTTTTTGGTCCGGCAAGCGCAGACATCTCCCTTGAAAGCTCTGTTCCGGTTCTCGTTGCCGGTTTCGGTGTCATATCGCTGGCGTTTGTTCGCATGGTCTTGCAGACAAGGGGCATGAATTCGGCGCGCCGGGCAGCCCGGAGTGTGCAAAGTGCGGCGCGAACCCGGTTGCTTAAAGCTGCCGTTGAAGTTTCGCCCGCGGCAGCTTTTCCATCTTCTGGTGCCTTTGCCGCCCATTTGACCGAGCAAGTGGATCTACTTGGGCCGTATTACCAAAACTATGTGCCGCAAATGATGCGGGTGAAGGTCGTTCCGCTAGTCATTGTTGTGGCAGTGCTGCCCGTCAGCTGGATTGCCTCTCTCATTCTGCTGATCTGTGGCCCGTTGATCCCGGTCTTCATGGCCCTGATTGGTATGCGGGCCAAAAAAGCCAGTGCGCACCAGCAGAACGAACTGACACGGCTGAGCGGGACGTTGCTGGACCGGATCAGAGGGTTGGAAACGCTCACTCTGTTTGGTGCACTTGATCGCACGTTGCAAAGTGTCAATGACGCTGGAGAGCGGTTCCGGTCCGGCACAATGAATGTCCTGAAGATCGCGTTTCTGTCTTCGACGGTGCTGGAGCTTTTTTCTGCGCTTGGGATCGCCTTTGCCGCTGTCTATATCGGTTTTTCGCTCCTTGGAGACATCTCGATCGGTACTTGGGGTGCGCCGCTGACGTATGGCGGCGGGCTCTTTGTTCTGTTGCTTGCACCGGAGTTTTTCGCACCCTTGCGTGGATTTGCAGCCGCCTACCATGACCGGGCAGCAGGTTTGGCAGCTCTGGAAAGCCTTGCCGGTCTTGAAGACAGCTTTCCGGCACCCGAGGCAAGTCATGCTGAAAAGAGCGAAGCGGTCACGTTCCATGTCGGAAGCAGCGTACCAACCATCCGGTTTGAGGACGTTTCGATCCGGTTCGGCGAGCTGTCTGTCTATGATGGTCTCACATTGGATATCCCGTCTGGCCAAACGCTTCTGCTGTTTGGTCCGAGCGGTAGCGGCAAGACAACGCTGATCGACTGTATCCTGGGTTTCCACACACCAGCAGACGGTGCCGTAACAGTTGATGGGCAGGCGCTGACAGCAGCAGTGGCCAAGGAATTGCGCCAGAGCGCTATGTGGCTCGGTCAGTCGCCAAAGCTGTTTCATGGCTCGATCAAAGCCAACTTATCGCGGGGCGCGGGACCTGGCGAAACCGTCAGCGACGATGACCTCTGGAACGCTCTTAGGCTTGCCGGTGCGGAGGGACTGGTCCGTGGGTTACCGCGCGGACTCGGCACACAGCTGGGCGAGGATGGTTTTGGCCTTTCTGTTGGCGAGATTCGGCGGATTGCGCTCGCAAGGGCTGCCGTGCGCAAATCGGCCAAACTCCTTTTGGCAGATGAGCCGACGGCAGGACTGGATGATGAGACAGCTGCAGACGTGATCTCCGGGCTGCAAAAGCTCTGCGCCAGCCGGACCGCGGTCATTGCAACGCATAACCCGGCCATACTGGCTCTTCCGGGGCAAAAGATAGATCTTGCCCGTTTGGCTGGAGCGAAAGTTTTGGAGACATCCGGATGA
- a CDS encoding TRAP transporter small permease subunit, producing the protein MQKLLQAVRWLCMGLAIIVFAGQLAMVLMRYLLGVGFVELQDAVSYSFAALVALSVAVTFDRDRHVRVDVFRQTWSESVNQRIDRAGDLLFALPVFGLMLWAAYPLVKSSWLILEGSQETGGLPGLFVVKTCLVILPALILLIVLKRLVGAVRRSVS; encoded by the coding sequence ATGCAAAAACTATTACAAGCGGTGCGCTGGCTTTGCATGGGGCTTGCCATCATCGTTTTTGCCGGTCAGCTGGCCATGGTGCTGATGCGGTATTTGCTCGGCGTCGGCTTTGTCGAACTTCAGGATGCTGTCAGTTATTCGTTTGCTGCGCTGGTTGCACTGTCCGTCGCTGTAACCTTTGACCGGGACCGTCACGTGCGGGTGGACGTTTTCCGCCAGACTTGGTCGGAAAGCGTGAACCAGCGGATTGACCGGGCGGGAGACCTGCTGTTCGCACTTCCGGTCTTCGGGCTGATGCTGTGGGCGGCGTATCCGCTCGTCAAAAGCTCCTGGCTCATTCTGGAAGGCTCCCAGGAAACCGGCGGTCTCCCGGGTCTCTTTGTCGTTAAGACCTGTCTCGTCATCCTCCCCGCATTGATCCTTTTGATTGTGCTTAAAAGACTTGTTGGTGCTGTCCGCCGGAGCGTTTCATGA
- a CDS encoding BMP family ABC transporter substrate-binding protein — MQKFTLLRLIAVSIFLVFYGGVPARPETVGAVIFTNAKMDGSFNQLAAIGSERAAAEFGLEIREWISTDPDETMNVIRQFAKSGVNHILTLGFESSELVRTTALEFPDVKFTSIDGVISDLPNVRSILFADDESGFLAGYVAGLKTRTGTVGTIGGMDIPPVRRFMCGFEAGARYANADVSVLSSFVGQDMYAFRNIQGGKAIADKMFADGADVIFAPAGMAAEGVARAAREQDAHVIMVDANKNGFLPGTVLTSALKRVDEAAYATWKAAIDDTWTPGLVVMTTRDKGVGWAVDEHNRDLVSDVEDQVNAIVDGLAAGSVAIVPGDSVAGCADVL; from the coding sequence ATGCAGAAGTTTACGTTGTTGAGACTGATTGCCGTTTCCATTTTTCTCGTTTTTTACGGGGGTGTGCCCGCGCGGCCTGAGACTGTTGGTGCTGTTATTTTTACGAATGCTAAGATGGACGGTTCCTTCAACCAACTTGCAGCGATTGGGTCTGAGCGGGCCGCGGCTGAGTTTGGACTTGAAATCAGGGAATGGATCAGCACGGATCCGGACGAGACAATGAACGTCATCCGGCAGTTCGCGAAGTCCGGTGTGAATCATATCCTGACGCTGGGATTTGAGAGCTCGGAACTGGTTCGCACCACGGCATTGGAGTTTCCGGATGTCAAATTCACAAGCATTGATGGGGTTATAAGTGACCTTCCCAATGTCCGGTCTATTCTCTTTGCGGATGATGAGAGCGGATTTCTTGCAGGCTATGTTGCTGGCCTGAAAACAAGAACCGGGACAGTGGGGACCATTGGGGGCATGGATATCCCACCGGTGCGTCGGTTCATGTGCGGATTTGAAGCCGGGGCGAGATATGCCAATGCTGATGTCAGTGTTTTGTCGTCTTTTGTGGGTCAGGACATGTATGCTTTCCGGAATATTCAAGGTGGAAAGGCGATCGCAGACAAGATGTTTGCAGATGGGGCTGACGTTATTTTTGCACCGGCAGGAATGGCCGCGGAAGGCGTCGCACGGGCAGCCAGAGAGCAAGATGCCCATGTGATAATGGTGGATGCCAACAAGAACGGGTTTTTACCAGGAACCGTTCTGACCAGTGCCTTGAAACGGGTTGATGAAGCGGCCTATGCGACTTGGAAAGCTGCAATCGATGACACATGGACGCCGGGCTTGGTTGTAATGACAACGCGTGACAAAGGCGTCGGCTGGGCGGTTGACGAGCACAACAGGGATCTGGTTTCCGATGTTGAAGACCAGGTGAATGCTATCGTCGATGGATTGGCCGCTGGCAGCGTTGCGATTGTGCCTGGGGACAGCGTTGCCGGCTGTGCTGATGTTCTTTGA